The genomic segment CGATGTCGAGCAACACCGGCTCGAGCCGGTCGAACGCCTCCTGCGAGCCGCCGACCATCACCGCGAGGTTGCCCTGCTCGAGCGTCTCGACCGACCCCGACACCGGGGCGTCGAGCATCTCGGCGCCGCGCTCGGCGATCAGCGCCGCGAGCTCGGCGCTCTTGGCCGGCGCGATCGTCGACATGTCGGCGAACAGGCCGCCCGAACGGATTCCGGCCGCGACGCCGTCCCCCCCGGTCACGATCGCCTCGACGGCCTTGCCGTCGGTGACCATCGAGAAGACGATCTCGGCGCGCTCGGCGACCTCGCGCGGGCTGGCGGCCCGGACCATCCCGTCGGCCTCGACCCTCTCGGCCTTCGCGGGGTCACGGTTCCAGCCGACGACCTCATAGCCCGCGCCCATCAGACTGCGGACGACCGCGCTGCCCATCGAACCGAGGCCGATGAACCCGATGGTCCCCGGCTTCGCAGTCGACCCTGCCATCCCGCTCCTCCCTGCCGGCCGCGCGACCACGCGCGACTGCAAACGATTGCTGCCCTCCGCTGTGGTCAGAGTATCCGACGGCGCAAGTGCGGCGAGCGACGCCTAGGAGGCGAAGCGGATCTCGGCGATGCCGGCACCCTCGAGCGCCAGGGCGTAGCTCTCGCCGGGGTTCGGGTCGCTCGGCGGGATGATCGACCCGCAGATCACGACGTCTCCCGCACCGAGCGTCTGGCCCTGCGCAGCGAGCGTTCCGGCGAGCGATCGCAGCAGCCCGATCGGCTCGCCCGTCGCGCCGTAGACATCGAGCTCCTGATCCTCGCCGTCGGCGCCGGTCAACCGCATCTGGGGGTCGTCGATCAGATCGGCCGGCCCCGCCGCACCGAGCGCGAACCCGCGGTGGAAGATGTCGCCGGCGAGGATCCGCTCGACGCTGTCCTCGTCGGGGTCGAGGTCGGCGATCTCGAAGGCGGGGCCGACCGATGCGATCGCGGCTCGCACCTCGTCGTCGGTCGCGTCCTGGGGCAGGTCGGAGCCCATGGTGATCGCGAGCTCCGGTTCGAGCTTCGGGTTCGAGAAGACCGAGAGGTCGACCTCGGCCCCGCCGTCGATCCGCGTCGCCTCGGTCAGGTAGCCGACGAGGGGTTCGGAGATCGAGAGCTTCTCCATCGCGGCCGCGGTCCCGAAGCCGAGCTTCCAGCCGACCGGCGGGCGCTCGGCGCTCTCGCGCTCGCGCGTCGCCAGCTGGCTTTGCATCCCCTTGTCGATTCGCTCGTCAGCCATCAGGTGCTCTCCTCCAGGTCGATCCCGCATCCCCGCCAGGTGGCATCCCTACCCGCAGGACTTGACCGCGCACTTATCCTTCGGCGGGGAGATGCTGCAAACGATTGCAGCGCAACGGAGGAGAGTTTGCATGGGACCCGACCGGCGGTCACTCGACGGCTTCCCACAGCGGCGCCGAGACGCCGCAGGCTTCGCTTTGGCCTGCATCGCGGCGCTCGGCGCGTCGATAGCCGGGACCGGCGTCGGCGCCTCGACGGCGGCCCCGGGCTCGGCCCCCGACGTCATCCTGCGAAACGGCGAGATCCTGACGATGGACGGGAAGCGCCCGCGCGCCCAGGCGATCGCGATCACCGACGAGCGGATCAGCGCGGTCGGCCGCGACGGCGCCGTGACGCGGACCGCCGGCCTCCGCACCCGTGTCGTCAACCTCCGAGGCCGGACCGTCGTCCCCGGCCTGATCGACGGCCACACCCACGCGATCCGCGGTGGCCAGACCTACGCCGACGAGACCTACTGGCTCGATGAGACCTCGCTCGCCTCAGCGCTCGACAAGATCGCCGACGAGGCCGCCGCGAAGGCGCCGGAGGAGTGGACCGCGGTGATCGGTGGCTGGCATCCGAACCAGTTCTCCGAGGGTGAGGCGCCGACCGTCGCCGACCTGACCGAGGCGGCGCCCGACCGGCCCGTCTACGTGCAGTACCTCTACGACTACGCGCTCGTCAACGACGCCGGCATCGAGGCCCTCGGGCTGAACGAGTCCGAGACGCCGCCCGCGCCCGGG from the Thermoleophilia bacterium SCSIO 60948 genome contains:
- a CDS encoding NAD(P)-dependent oxidoreductase; this encodes MAGSTAKPGTIGFIGLGSMGSAVVRSLMGAGYEVVGWNRDPAKAERVEADGMVRAASPREVAERAEIVFSMVTDGKAVEAIVTGGDGVAAGIRSGGLFADMSTIAPAKSAELAALIAERGAEMLDAPVSGSVETLEQGNLAVMVGGSQEAFDRLEPVLLDIGPKVTRIGEQSLALQAKLAINLALVVQVIGFCEGVALAERGGVDREVAVNAMLRSVVASPVLGYRGPFILEGRMPEDAWADVDLQQKDLMLALDLGRTSGVPLPVTAAANEMLNAARGLGIGDKDFVVTFEAYRKLAGMAD